The Amphiura filiformis chromosome 13, Afil_fr2py, whole genome shotgun sequence genome segment ATATTTCCCAACTTATTAGGAAAGTGGTTTCCTCATTTTTCGAAATTCGGCTCAAGGCGTATGGACACATTTTTACTCAACGAGTAGTGCACAAAGGCAAACCTTCAAGACGACACGAGCTTAACAAGCTCGTGTTGTTCTTACATCAGTGATAATACAGGTAGGTGCTAGAGTACAATTACGAGataaagcaaataaataaaataaatggagaTTGCAGCATTTATGCAGGCTCCCTCCCTCCACTGACTCAAGCTGTTACTTTAcagtgttttatattataattgGTGGTGCACAGCCTCGAGCCATTATTTATTGGTGCCACTAAAGCCTAGATGACTGGCTTTGAATTTGATTGGAATACTTTggatttgacaaccctggataacccaagaaagccgaTTATGAAGTTTGTTTCCACTGATGACGGtggttaattttgttttcaacGATAGTCGATACTCATATATTAATACACACACATAAAAACATAATCATAAATATATTGCAATCGTAATGGACTAATTAATGTTTACTACTTCTATTCAACAGCCAACCACCCCATCAGCCAGCCGTACAAGTCATCAGTCAGCCGTACAAGTCATCAGCCAGCCATACAAGTCATCAGCCAGTCAACAAGCCACCATATAGCCAATCAACTCATCAGCCAGCCATTCAAGTCATCAGCCAGCTGCCAATCAGCCAACAGTTTGCAACAGCCATACACTCCCCCATGCAACAATTTCCCCTGGAAAAGGTgtgtataattttgttttcaacgATCCTCAAATATTAAAACGCACACATAAAAAACATAATCACAAATATATTGCAATCGTAATGAGTTAATTAATGTTTTCTACTTCTATTCAACAGCCAACTACCCCATCAGCCAGCCATACAAGTCATCAGTCAGCCAGACAAGTCATCAGCCAGCCATACAAGTCATCAGCCAGCCATACAAGTCATCAGCCAGCCATACAAGTCATCAGTCAGCCAGACAAGTCATCAGTCAGCCATACAAGTCATCAGCCAGCCATACAAGTCATCAGTCAGCCAGACAAGTCATCAGCCAGCCATACAAGTCATCAGTCAGCCATTCAAGTCATCAGCCAGTGGACAATCAGCCAACAGTTTGCAACAGCCATACACTCCCCCATGCAACAATTTCCTCTGGAAAAGGTatgtataattttgtttcaataatcCTCAAATATTAAAACGCACACATAAAAAACATAATCACATATATATTGCAATCGTAAtgggttaattaatgttttctaCTTCTATTCAACAGCCAACTACCCCATCAGCCAACCATACAAGTCATCAGTCAGCCAGACAAGTCATCAGCCAGACAAGTCATCAGCCAGCCATACAAGTCATCAGCCAGCCATACAAGTCATCAGTCAGCCAGACAAGTCATCAGCCAGCCATACAAGTCATCAGTCAGCCATACAAGTCATCAGTCAGCCATACAAGTCATCAGCCAGTCAACAAGCCACCAGCCAGTCAACAAGCCACCAGTCAACCAATCAGCTCATCAGCCAACCATTCATCAGCCAGCCATTCAAGTCATCAGCCAGCTGCCAATCAGCCAACAGTTTGCAACAGCCATACACTCCCCCATGCAACAATTTCCTCTGGAAAAGGTatgtataattttgtttcaatgatcctcaaatattaaaatgcacacataaaaaatataatcaggcccaagtacaggtgaataaaaatggaaaaaaaaatcacaaatttatatATTACAATCGTAATAGGCTAAATAATGTTTTCTTCTTCTATTCAACAGCCACCCCATCAGCCAACCACGTCCCCATCAGCCAGCCATACAAGTCATCAGCCAGCCAACTAAGTCATCATCCAATCAACTCATTAGCCAACCATGCAAGTCATCAGCCAAAAAGTCAAGTCATCAGCCAGCCATATAAATCATCAGTCAGCCATACACGTCACCAGCCAGCCATACAAGTCATCAACCAGCCATACAAGTCATCAGTCAGTCAAGTTGAGTCAACTCATCAGCCACCAAACCAAGCAACAGTGCTATACTCCCCCATGCAACAATTTTCCCTGAAAAAGGTGTGTATAATCCTCAAGTATTTTAAATACACACACATAAAAAACATAATCACAAATATATTGCAATTGCAATGGGCTAATTAATGTTTTCTATTTCTATT includes the following:
- the LOC140168752 gene encoding uncharacterized protein — encoded protein: MIVSGTGEQLKVSSHPHVKLILQSMVQQALASKHMELFPELEGHYFDHELGQPPHQPAVQVISQPYKSSASHTSHQPVNKPPYSQSTHQPAIQVISQLPISQQFATAIHSPMQQFPLEKPTTPSASHTSHQSARQVISQPYKSSASHTSHQPAIQVISQPDKSSVSHTSHQPAIQVISQPDKSSASHTSHQSAIQVISQWTISQQFATAIHSPMQQFPLEKPTTPSANHTSHQSARQVISQTSHQPAIQVISQPYKSSVSQTSHQPAIQVISQPYKSSVSHTSHQPVNKPPASQQATSQPISSSANHSSASHSSHQPAANQPTVCNSHTLPHATISSGKATPSANHVPISQPYKSSASQLSHHPINSLANHASHQPKSQVISQPYKSSVSHTRHQPAIQVINQPYKSSVSQVESTHQPPNQATVLYSPMQQFSLKKQPTTPSAIHTSHQLAN